The Streptomyces camelliae genome window below encodes:
- the pepN gene encoding aminopeptidase N codes for MPGENLSRDEARERAALLSVDGYDVFLDLRSAVGEGDGEPRTFRSVTTIRFRSNEPGATTFADLIAPSVTSVSLNGRDLDPGEVFDGARITLEDLAAENELVVDAQCAYSRTGEGLHRFVDPEDGEVYLYTQYEPADARRVFANFEQPDLKAPYRFEVQAPEGWTAWSNGAGELADGVWKFAETKPISTYITCVVAGPYHYVTDSYTRTFEDGTKLEIPLGAMCRKGLAPHFDADDVFLITKQGLDFFHDHFDYPYPFGKYDQAFVPEYNLGAMENPGLVTFREEYIFRGKVTQASYEARANVVLHEMAHMWFGDLVTMEWWDDLWLKESFADFMGSFANVGATRFTGAWITFANRRKAWAYRADQLPSTHPITADIRDLQDAKLNFDGITYAKGASVLKQLGAYVGQEAFLEGARRYFKRHAYGNTRLGDLLSVLGETSGRDMSAWAGSWLQTAGVNSLTPQVLLDADSGRVAELAVVQEAPESHPELRPHRIAVGLYRRTPEGSLERYGRVETDVEGPRTVVAELAGAEAPDLVLVNDDDLTYCKIRFDATSLDTLRTHLGALTDPLARALCWSALWNMTRDALLPARDFVALVLTFAGRESDIGVLQMLHAWAESALTHYAAPEWRTAGGELLAEGALRELRAAEPGSEHQLAWARFFARVASAEPDLKLLTDLLDGTSAIDGLVVDQELRWAFLEPLTAHGAADESVLAAELARDDTASGKRHQVRCLAARPSAAVKAQAWAQVVESDVLSNALVEATIAGFDQASQRELTAPYAEKYFAVIERVWAERSIQIGMDVVRGLFPGYQDRPETLAATDAWLAEHADAAPALRRLVLEARDDLARALRAQECDATAGPAADGSRALA; via the coding sequence GTGCCCGGTGAGAATCTGTCCCGCGACGAGGCCAGGGAGCGGGCCGCCCTGCTGTCGGTCGACGGATACGACGTGTTCCTGGACCTCCGGTCCGCCGTCGGCGAGGGGGACGGCGAGCCGCGCACGTTCCGCTCGGTGACCACGATCCGCTTCCGCAGCAACGAGCCGGGCGCCACGACCTTCGCCGACCTGATCGCACCGAGCGTGACGTCGGTGTCGCTCAACGGGCGGGACCTGGACCCGGGCGAGGTCTTCGACGGCGCGCGGATCACGCTGGAGGACCTGGCGGCGGAGAACGAGCTGGTGGTGGACGCCCAGTGCGCCTACTCCCGCACCGGTGAGGGCCTGCACCGCTTCGTCGACCCCGAGGACGGCGAGGTCTACCTCTACACCCAGTACGAGCCGGCCGACGCCCGCCGCGTCTTCGCGAACTTCGAGCAGCCGGACCTGAAGGCGCCGTACCGCTTCGAGGTCCAGGCGCCCGAGGGCTGGACGGCGTGGAGCAACGGCGCGGGCGAACTGGCCGACGGGGTGTGGAAGTTCGCCGAGACCAAGCCCATCTCGACATACATCACCTGTGTTGTGGCGGGGCCGTACCACTACGTCACCGACTCCTACACCCGTACCTTCGAGGACGGTACGAAGCTGGAGATCCCGCTCGGCGCGATGTGCCGCAAGGGGCTGGCTCCGCACTTCGACGCGGACGACGTCTTCCTGATCACCAAGCAGGGCCTGGACTTCTTCCACGACCACTTCGACTACCCGTACCCGTTCGGGAAGTACGACCAGGCCTTCGTGCCGGAGTACAACCTGGGCGCGATGGAGAACCCGGGGCTGGTGACCTTCCGCGAGGAGTACATCTTCCGCGGGAAGGTGACGCAGGCGTCGTACGAGGCGCGGGCCAACGTCGTCCTGCACGAGATGGCGCACATGTGGTTCGGCGACCTGGTCACCATGGAGTGGTGGGACGACCTGTGGCTGAAGGAGTCCTTCGCGGACTTCATGGGCTCGTTCGCGAACGTGGGCGCGACCCGCTTCACCGGCGCCTGGATCACCTTCGCCAACCGCCGCAAGGCATGGGCGTACCGCGCGGACCAGCTGCCGTCCACGCATCCGATCACGGCGGACATCCGTGATCTGCAGGACGCCAAGCTGAATTTCGACGGCATCACCTACGCCAAGGGCGCCTCGGTGCTGAAGCAGCTGGGGGCGTACGTCGGCCAGGAGGCGTTCCTGGAGGGCGCCCGCCGGTACTTCAAGCGGCACGCGTACGGCAACACACGCCTCGGCGACCTGCTGTCGGTGCTGGGCGAGACCAGCGGCCGGGACATGTCGGCGTGGGCCGGCTCCTGGCTCCAGACGGCCGGGGTGAACTCGCTGACCCCGCAGGTACTGCTGGACGCCGACAGCGGCCGGGTCGCCGAGCTCGCGGTCGTGCAGGAAGCCCCGGAATCCCACCCCGAGCTGCGTCCGCACCGGATCGCCGTGGGTCTGTACCGGCGTACGCCCGAGGGCTCCCTCGAACGGTACGGGCGCGTGGAGACGGACGTGGAGGGCCCGCGTACGGTCGTCGCGGAGCTGGCGGGTGCCGAGGCGCCGGACCTGGTGCTGGTCAACGACGACGACCTGACGTACTGCAAGATCCGCTTCGACGCGACCTCGCTGGACACCCTGCGCACGCACCTGGGCGCCCTGACGGATCCCCTCGCCCGGGCCCTGTGCTGGTCGGCGCTGTGGAACATGACGCGGGACGCGCTGCTGCCGGCGCGGGACTTCGTCGCCCTGGTGCTGACGTTCGCGGGCCGGGAGTCGGACATCGGTGTGCTGCAGATGCTGCACGCGTGGGCGGAGTCGGCGCTGACCCACTATGCGGCGCCCGAGTGGCGGACGGCCGGCGGTGAGCTGCTGGCGGAAGGTGCGCTGCGGGAGCTGCGGGCGGCCGAGCCGGGCAGCGAGCACCAGCTGGCCTGGGCTCGGTTCTTCGCGCGCGTGGCCTCCGCCGAGCCGGACCTGAAGCTGCTGACGGACCTGCTGGACGGCACGTCGGCGATCGACGGGCTGGTGGTGGACCAGGAGCTGCGCTGGGCGTTCCTGGAACCGCTGACCGCGCACGGCGCGGCCGACGAGTCGGTGCTGGCGGCCGAACTGGCCCGGGACGACACGGCGTCCGGCAAGCGTCACCAGGTCCGCTGCCTCGCGGCCCGCCCGTCGGCGGCGGTCAAGGCGCAGGCGTGGGCGCAGGTCGTGGAGTCCGACGTGCTGTCGAACGCCCTGGTGGAGGCGACGATCGCGGGCTTCGACCAGGCCTCGCAGCGGGAGCTGACGGCGCCGTACGCCGAGAAGTACTTCGCGGTGATCGAGCGGGTGTGGGCCGAGCGGTCGATCCAGATCGGCATGGACGTCGTACGGGGCCTGTTCCCGGGGTACCAGGACCGGCCGGAGACGCTGGCGGCGACGGACGCGTGGCTGGCGGAGCACGCGGACGCGGCGCCGGCGCTGCGCCGCCTCGTGCTGGAGGCACGGGACGACCTGGCGCGGGCACTGCGCGCACAGGAGTGCGATGCGACGGCCGGCCCGGCGGCCGACGGCAGCCGAGCTTTGGCCTGA
- a CDS encoding DsbA family protein, giving the protein MSESGKTPVDFWFDPLCPWAWMTSRWVLEVEKVRDIEVRWHIMSLAVLNEDKLDELPEQYRDMLATKAWQPVRVVTAAWQKHGEDILGPLYTALGTRIHNNGEGPTLEAIAGALADVGLPAELIEYAEQTDFEFDAELRASHKEGIDKVGQEVGTPVIAVPGADGEQIAFFGPVVTPAPKGEEAARLWDGTLAVASVPGFYEIKRTRTQGPDFSNL; this is encoded by the coding sequence ATGTCCGAGTCCGGCAAGACCCCCGTCGACTTCTGGTTCGACCCGCTGTGCCCCTGGGCCTGGATGACCTCCCGGTGGGTGCTGGAGGTCGAGAAGGTCCGCGACATCGAGGTCCGCTGGCACATCATGAGCCTCGCCGTCCTCAACGAGGACAAGCTGGACGAGCTGCCCGAGCAGTACCGGGACATGCTCGCGACCAAGGCGTGGCAGCCGGTCCGCGTGGTCACCGCCGCCTGGCAGAAGCACGGCGAGGACATCCTCGGCCCGCTCTACACGGCGCTCGGCACCCGCATCCACAACAACGGCGAGGGCCCGACCCTGGAGGCCATCGCCGGCGCCCTCGCGGACGTCGGCCTGCCCGCCGAGCTGATCGAGTACGCCGAGCAGACGGACTTCGAGTTCGACGCCGAGCTGCGCGCCTCCCACAAGGAGGGCATCGACAAGGTCGGCCAGGAGGTCGGTACCCCTGTCATCGCGGTCCCGGGCGCCGACGGCGAGCAGATCGCCTTCTTCGGCCCGGTCGTCACCCCCGCCCCGAAGGGCGAGGAGGCGGCCCGCCTGTGGGACGGCACGCTCGCGGTGGCGTCGGTGCCGGGCTTCTACGAGATCAAGCGGACCCGGACCCAGGGGCCGGACTTCAGCAACCTGTAG
- a CDS encoding DUF3887 domain-containing protein — MSANDIAPGGKRRLVRAVATLALAASALLPAAGYAPAAPQDDAIALQTLNDIVKGDYTAATAHFDATVRRQLPPEALKQAWSNYQEQFGRYMSHQRPEDAKADGFTVVSVPLRLERGPGEFRVSFDNGGAVSGLFFLRPGVPLS; from the coding sequence ATGTCTGCCAACGACATCGCACCCGGCGGCAAGCGGCGACTCGTCCGGGCTGTGGCCACGCTGGCGCTGGCCGCATCCGCACTCCTGCCGGCCGCCGGTTACGCACCGGCCGCGCCTCAGGACGACGCGATCGCCCTGCAGACGCTCAATGACATCGTCAAGGGCGACTACACCGCCGCCACCGCCCACTTCGACGCCACCGTGCGCAGGCAGCTGCCGCCGGAGGCACTGAAGCAGGCATGGAGCAACTACCAGGAGCAGTTCGGGCGTTACATGTCCCACCAGCGACCCGAGGACGCCAAGGCCGACGGGTTCACCGTGGTCAGCGTGCCCCTTCGCCTGGAGCGCGGGCCCGGTGAGTTCCGCGTGAGCTTCGACAACGGCGGCGCCGTCTCCGGCCTGTTCTTCCTCAGGCCCGGCGTGCCGCTCTCGTAG
- a CDS encoding amino acid permease has translation MPAPEPTTETPPQQQPQDGASLSHGLKQRHLSMIALGGVIGAGLFVGSGAGIAAAGPSIVIAYTVSGLLVMLVMRMLGEMSAAYPSSGSFSAHAERAIGPWAGFAAGWSFWILLCTAVGLEGIGAAHIVSGWVPGTPEWLWVALFMVVFCGTNLAAVRNFGEFEFWFATLKVGAISLFLVLGVLAIAGVLPGTDAPGTANLSDFFPHGSNGLIIGLLASVFAYGGLETVTIAAAESENPVRGVASAVRTAMWRIALFYIGSMAVVVTLVPWNSAEVVAKGPYVATLDHLGISGAGRLMNVVVLVALLSAMNANIYGASRIAYSLVDRGQGPKALAKLSGGVPRIAVLTSSVLGFVCVLLSYWRPDDIFKWLLNMIGAVILVVWIFIAVSQLLLRRRIERESPEKLVVRMWAFPVLTWVALAGMAAIFVLMAREADTRVQLYFTGGMTAALAAVGYGWQKVRAKSG, from the coding sequence ATGCCCGCACCGGAACCGACGACCGAGACGCCGCCCCAGCAACAGCCACAGGACGGCGCCTCCCTCTCGCACGGCCTCAAGCAGCGCCATCTGTCGATGATCGCCCTCGGCGGGGTGATCGGCGCGGGCCTGTTCGTCGGCTCGGGTGCGGGCATCGCCGCCGCCGGCCCGTCGATCGTGATCGCCTACACGGTCTCCGGCCTGCTGGTGATGCTGGTGATGCGGATGCTGGGCGAGATGTCGGCCGCGTACCCGTCCTCGGGCTCCTTCTCGGCGCACGCCGAGCGGGCGATCGGCCCCTGGGCGGGCTTCGCCGCCGGCTGGTCCTTCTGGATCCTGCTGTGCACGGCCGTCGGCCTGGAGGGCATCGGCGCGGCCCACATCGTCTCCGGCTGGGTGCCCGGCACGCCCGAGTGGCTGTGGGTGGCGCTGTTCATGGTCGTCTTCTGCGGCACGAACCTGGCCGCCGTCCGTAACTTCGGCGAGTTCGAGTTCTGGTTCGCCACGCTGAAGGTCGGCGCGATCTCCCTCTTCCTGGTCCTCGGCGTGCTGGCCATCGCAGGCGTCCTGCCCGGCACGGACGCGCCCGGCACCGCCAACCTGTCCGACTTCTTCCCGCACGGCAGCAACGGCCTGATCATCGGCCTGCTCGCGTCCGTCTTCGCCTACGGCGGCCTGGAGACGGTCACCATCGCGGCGGCCGAGTCGGAGAACCCGGTGCGGGGCGTGGCGTCCGCCGTCCGCACGGCCATGTGGCGCATCGCCCTCTTCTACATCGGCTCGATGGCGGTCGTGGTCACCCTGGTCCCGTGGAACTCGGCGGAGGTCGTCGCCAAGGGCCCGTACGTCGCCACGCTCGACCACCTGGGCATCTCCGGCGCGGGCCGGCTGATGAACGTGGTCGTCCTGGTCGCCCTGCTCTCCGCGATGAACGCCAACATCTACGGTGCCTCGCGCATCGCCTACTCCCTGGTCGACCGCGGCCAGGGCCCGAAGGCGCTGGCGAAGCTGTCCGGCGGGGTCCCGCGCATCGCGGTCCTGACCTCCTCCGTGCTGGGCTTCGTGTGCGTGCTGCTCAGCTACTGGCGGCCGGACGACATCTTCAAGTGGCTGCTGAACATGATCGGCGCGGTCATCCTGGTCGTCTGGATCTTCATCGCGGTCTCCCAGCTCCTGCTGCGCCGCCGCATCGAACGCGAGAGCCCCGAGAAGCTGGTCGTGCGCATGTGGGCGTTCCCGGTCCTCACCTGGGTCGCCCTGGCGGGCATGGCCGCGATCTTCGTCCTGATGGCCCGCGAGGCGGACACCCGGGTGCAGCTGTACTTCACCGGCGGGATGACGGCGGCCCTGGCGGCCGTGGGGTACGGATGGCAGAAGGTGCGGGCCAAGAGCGGCTGA
- a CDS encoding TauD/TfdA dioxygenase family protein produces MSIEITKVTARIGARVSGVDITRPLAPEEVTAIREALGVHKALVFEAGDLDDAGQQAFARHFGDLTTAHPTVGAVDGAPNVLPVDSERGRANHWHTDVTFVLNPPQASTLRSLTIPPYGGETLIANAAAAYRDLPEPLRRFADTLWAEHTNDYDYAVPDEEVDEERAAQRAQFTSITYRTAHPVVRVHPLTGERGLFIGGFAQRIVGLSTGESRKVLDLLQAYVTRPENVLRHRWAERELVLFDNRITQHYAIDNYDGQPRRLHRVTVAGDVPVGIEGKESYSIEGDASHYTPVLAAA; encoded by the coding sequence ATGTCCATCGAGATCACCAAGGTCACCGCCCGCATCGGCGCCCGCGTATCCGGCGTCGACATCACCCGGCCCCTCGCCCCGGAGGAGGTCACCGCGATCCGTGAGGCGCTGGGCGTCCACAAGGCGCTCGTCTTCGAGGCGGGCGATCTGGACGACGCCGGCCAGCAGGCCTTCGCCCGCCACTTCGGCGACCTGACCACCGCGCATCCGACGGTCGGCGCGGTCGACGGCGCGCCGAACGTGCTGCCCGTGGACAGCGAGCGGGGCCGGGCCAACCACTGGCACACCGATGTCACCTTCGTCCTCAACCCGCCGCAGGCCAGCACCCTGCGCTCGCTCACGATCCCGCCGTACGGCGGCGAGACCCTGATCGCGAACGCGGCCGCCGCCTACCGCGATCTGCCCGAGCCGCTGCGCCGCTTCGCCGACACCCTGTGGGCCGAGCACACCAACGACTACGACTACGCGGTGCCGGACGAGGAGGTCGACGAGGAGCGGGCGGCCCAGCGCGCCCAGTTCACGTCCATCACGTACCGCACCGCGCACCCGGTGGTCCGCGTCCACCCGCTGACCGGCGAACGCGGCCTGTTCATCGGCGGGTTCGCGCAGCGGATCGTGGGCCTGTCCACCGGCGAGTCCCGCAAGGTGCTCGACCTCCTCCAGGCGTACGTCACCCGCCCGGAGAACGTCCTGCGCCACCGCTGGGCGGAGCGCGAGCTGGTCCTGTTCGACAACCGGATCACCCAGCACTACGCGATCGACAACTACGACGGACAGCCGCGCCGGCTGCACCGGGTGACCGTCGCCGGTGACGTCCCGGTGGGCATCGAGGGCAAGGAGAGCTACTCGATCGAGGGCGACGCCTCGCACTACACACCCGTACTCGCGGCCGCGTAA
- a CDS encoding ABC transporter ATP-binding protein, with protein sequence MAPHTEQLTRPAVQLAGLTRSFGDRTVLDGIDLELPAGQFTALLGHSGSGKSTLLRAIAGLDHGVAGGGRLTAPERVSVVFQDSRLLPWRRVLDNVLLGTDGTDAEERGRAALAEVGLKGRERAWPGELSGGEAQRAALARSLVREPELLLADEPFGALDALTRIKMHNLLRDLWQRHRPSVLLVTHDVDEAIVLADRVLVLDRGRIGLDLTIDHPHPRSYREPVLGEYRERLLAALGVTEDHA encoded by the coding sequence GTGGCGCCGCACACTGAGCAGCTGACCCGGCCCGCCGTACAACTCGCCGGTCTTACAAGGTCGTTCGGCGACCGTACGGTCCTCGACGGCATCGATCTCGAACTGCCCGCCGGACAGTTCACGGCCCTGCTCGGGCACAGCGGCTCGGGCAAGTCCACGCTGCTGCGGGCGATCGCCGGGCTGGACCACGGGGTCGCGGGCGGCGGGCGGCTCACCGCGCCGGAGCGCGTCTCGGTCGTCTTCCAGGACTCCCGGCTGCTGCCCTGGCGCCGGGTGCTGGACAACGTGCTGCTGGGCACGGACGGCACAGACGCCGAGGAACGGGGCCGGGCCGCGCTGGCGGAGGTCGGGCTGAAGGGGCGCGAGCGGGCCTGGCCGGGCGAGCTGTCCGGCGGCGAGGCCCAGCGGGCCGCACTGGCCCGCTCCCTGGTCCGCGAGCCCGAACTGCTGCTGGCCGACGAGCCGTTCGGCGCTCTGGACGCGCTGACCCGGATCAAGATGCACAACCTGCTGCGCGACCTCTGGCAGCGCCACCGCCCGTCCGTGCTGCTGGTCACCCACGACGTGGACGAGGCGATCGTGCTCGCCGACCGTGTCCTCGTCCTCGACCGGGGCCGCATCGGCCTCGACCTGACCATCGACCACCCCCACCCTCGCTCCTACCGCGAGCCGGTGCTGGGCGAATACCGCGAGCGGCTGCTGGCCGCGCTGGGCGTCACGGAGGACCACGCATGA
- a CDS encoding ABC transporter permease, translated as MTAVTTTTAVPAARAGELPQVRRRRRLSPGRRLPAARLVGPLVVLALWAAASAAGTLDTGAIPAPWTVLRTAGHLWTDGTLPTDVLTSLKRAGYGFAIGLAAGVLLALVSGLSRTGEALIDGTVQLNRAIPTLGLIPLFILWLGIGETFKVAIIAIVVYIPVYLNTHAALAGIDSRYVELAEVQGLSRLSFVRQVVIPGALPGFFVGLRLGVTSSWLGLVVLEQINATSGLGYLMFQAQNYGRTDVILVGLLIYGVFGLVSDSAVRIVERRVLSWRRTLSS; from the coding sequence ATGACCGCCGTGACCACGACGACCGCCGTCCCGGCAGCCCGGGCCGGAGAACTTCCCCAGGTCCGGCGGCGCCGCCGGCTCTCCCCCGGCCGCCGGCTGCCCGCCGCCCGGCTGGTCGGCCCGCTCGTCGTCCTCGCCCTGTGGGCCGCCGCCTCCGCCGCCGGAACCCTCGACACGGGTGCCATCCCGGCGCCCTGGACGGTGCTGCGCACGGCCGGTCATCTGTGGACCGACGGCACGCTGCCCACCGACGTCCTGACCTCCCTGAAGCGGGCCGGGTACGGCTTCGCGATCGGCCTGGCCGCCGGGGTGCTGCTCGCGCTCGTCTCCGGGCTCAGCCGGACCGGGGAGGCGCTGATCGACGGGACCGTGCAGCTCAACCGGGCGATCCCGACCCTCGGACTCATCCCGCTGTTCATCCTCTGGCTGGGCATCGGCGAGACGTTCAAGGTCGCCATCATCGCGATCGTCGTCTACATCCCGGTCTATCTGAACACCCATGCCGCGCTGGCCGGCATCGACAGCCGGTATGTCGAACTCGCCGAGGTGCAGGGCCTGTCGAGGCTCTCCTTCGTCCGGCAGGTCGTGATCCCCGGCGCGCTGCCCGGATTCTTCGTGGGACTCCGGCTCGGCGTGACCAGCTCCTGGCTGGGCCTGGTGGTGCTGGAGCAGATCAACGCCACCAGCGGCCTCGGCTATCTGATGTTCCAGGCGCAGAACTACGGCCGGACCGACGTGATCCTGGTCGGTCTGCTGATCTACGGCGTCTTCGGCCTGGTCTCCGACAGCGCGGTCCGGATCGTCGAACGGAGGGTGCTGTCGTGGCGCCGCACACTGAGCAGCTGA
- a CDS encoding ABC transporter substrate-binding protein has translation MHRRVFLTSLLGTSAAAVGLSGCAKGDASAAVKGAATKPLADKVPAGTSLKIASYLGQQQLQFRLAKLPELPFTVSNWLNIGAGPDVINAFRAGSLDLANNAGIPPIQAHYQGYAAKIVAIDITRKPNYLFATRPGSDIHTVDDFKGKRLAFSQGQAQGVVLLRALKQAGLKYDDVKLVPLTSNQFFTALQSGQVDVAPLAISQAPAYLKQYAAKGARSIPTDVVDLLNLLWAPQSVLNDPAKAAAIAAYIPQWAQGQVWTYEHPDVWNEEFYVKTQNLTLQQAQGISKLANKPLFPPSWGEAITWEQETADLLAEGGFVKKFDVSSLFDHRFEAIAARAVPEEYRK, from the coding sequence ATGCACCGTCGTGTTTTTCTCACTTCTTTGCTGGGCACGTCCGCCGCGGCCGTGGGCCTCAGCGGCTGCGCCAAGGGCGATGCCTCCGCCGCCGTCAAGGGCGCCGCCACCAAGCCGCTCGCCGACAAGGTCCCGGCTGGGACCAGTCTGAAGATCGCCTCCTATCTGGGGCAGCAGCAGCTGCAGTTCAGGCTGGCGAAGCTGCCCGAGCTGCCGTTCACCGTGTCGAACTGGCTGAACATCGGCGCCGGTCCGGATGTCATCAACGCCTTCCGTGCGGGGTCCCTGGACCTCGCCAACAATGCGGGCATCCCGCCGATCCAGGCGCACTACCAGGGCTACGCCGCGAAGATCGTGGCGATCGACATCACCCGCAAACCCAACTACCTCTTCGCCACCAGGCCCGGCAGCGACATCCACACCGTCGACGACTTCAAGGGCAAGCGGCTCGCCTTCTCGCAGGGCCAGGCGCAGGGTGTCGTCCTGCTGCGCGCCCTGAAGCAGGCGGGCCTGAAGTACGACGACGTGAAGCTGGTCCCGCTGACCAGCAACCAGTTCTTCACCGCCCTGCAGTCCGGGCAGGTCGACGTGGCCCCGCTCGCCATCAGCCAGGCCCCCGCCTATCTGAAGCAGTACGCGGCGAAGGGCGCCCGGAGCATCCCCACCGACGTCGTCGACCTGCTCAATCTGCTGTGGGCCCCGCAGTCCGTGCTGAACGACCCCGCGAAGGCCGCCGCGATCGCCGCGTACATCCCGCAGTGGGCCCAGGGCCAGGTGTGGACGTACGAGCACCCGGACGTGTGGAACGAGGAGTTCTACGTCAAGACGCAGAACCTGACCCTCCAGCAGGCGCAGGGCATCTCCAAGCTCGCCAACAAGCCGCTGTTCCCGCCCAGTTGGGGCGAGGCGATCACGTGGGAGCAGGAGACGGCCGACCTGCTCGCCGAGGGCGGCTTCGTGAAGAAGTTCGACGTCTCCTCGCTCTTCGACCACCGCTTCGAGGCGATCGCCGCCCGGGCCGTACCCGAGGAGTACCGGAAATGA
- a CDS encoding ROK family transcriptional regulator, translated as MPRTAVSTLDSPVPRAADSDRRRTSASVVLRSVLEHGPVARSTIARLTGLSPASVTEHCARLAGLGLIRESAAPRRSNGVGRPHVPVDLDEAGFLVGGVHVAVPYTTVALLDLRGRVVARRELKHEHTEPGRVLARAAEGLAGLLAEVPGRRALGVGVAVGGWVDRETGSVVEHELLGWREVPVRELLGARTGLPVHVDGHARALVNGERLFGRARGSGSVLHLFVGNVVDAAFATHDEVHHGPRSAAGAIAHLPVPGGTEPCPCGRTGCLQAELSERTLCRRARAAGVIDSVNPMHVVAAAAAGDAVARRLLVERARMTGRAAGLLLDVLNPETVVVTEVGIIHFEDCLAALREAAGIRRAAAVMPTSFPDSVLAVAGGSVALDVLYRDPLGASPEGI; from the coding sequence ATGCCCCGTACCGCGGTGTCCACCCTTGACTCGCCCGTTCCGCGTGCCGCCGACAGCGACCGGCGGCGCACCAGCGCCAGTGTCGTCCTGCGGTCCGTGCTGGAGCACGGACCGGTGGCGCGCAGCACCATCGCCCGGCTGACCGGGTTGTCGCCGGCGTCGGTGACCGAGCACTGTGCGCGGCTCGCCGGGCTCGGCCTGATCCGGGAGTCCGCGGCGCCGCGCCGCTCGAACGGGGTCGGCCGGCCGCATGTCCCCGTCGACCTGGACGAGGCGGGCTTCCTGGTCGGCGGGGTGCATGTGGCCGTGCCGTACACGACGGTCGCGCTGCTGGATCTGCGCGGCCGGGTGGTGGCCCGGCGCGAGCTGAAGCACGAACACACCGAGCCCGGCCGGGTGCTGGCGCGGGCGGCCGAGGGGCTCGCGGGGCTGCTCGCCGAGGTGCCGGGCCGCCGGGCGCTCGGGGTCGGGGTGGCCGTCGGCGGCTGGGTGGACCGGGAGACGGGCAGCGTGGTCGAGCACGAGCTGCTGGGCTGGCGGGAGGTGCCGGTGCGGGAGCTGCTCGGCGCCCGCACCGGGCTGCCGGTCCATGTGGACGGGCACGCGCGGGCGTTGGTGAACGGGGAGCGGTTGTTCGGGCGGGCCCGGGGCAGCGGGAGCGTGCTGCATCTGTTCGTGGGCAATGTGGTCGACGCGGCCTTCGCCACCCATGACGAGGTGCACCACGGGCCGCGTTCGGCGGCCGGGGCGATCGCTCATCTGCCGGTGCCGGGCGGCACCGAACCGTGCCCGTGCGGCCGCACCGGCTGCCTTCAGGCGGAGCTGAGCGAGCGGACGTTGTGCCGGCGGGCCCGGGCGGCCGGGGTGATCGACTCGGTGAATCCGATGCATGTGGTGGCCGCGGCGGCGGCCGGGGACGCGGTGGCCCGGCGACTGCTGGTGGAGCGGGCCCGGATGACCGGGCGGGCCGCCGGGCTGCTGCTGGACGTGCTCAATCCGGAGACCGTCGTCGTCACCGAGGTCGGGATCATCCACTTCGAGGACTGCCTCGCCGCACTCAGGGAAGCGGCGGGAATACGGCGTGCTGCGGCCGTCATGCCGACGAGTTTCCCGGATTCCGTGCTGGCGGTGGCGGGCGGTTCGGTGGCGCTCGACGTGCTGTACCGGGATCCGCTGGGCGCGTCACCTGAGGGTATTTAA
- a CDS encoding biotin transporter BioY — translation MSTATAVARPGAVLADLLPASRVRDAALVIGGAVLTGIAAQVAVPVPHSPVPVTGQTFAALLVGTTLGARRGFLSLALYALAGVAGVPWFAGGASGAGMVSFGYIIGMLLASAAVGALARRGADRSPWRMAGAMILGEAIIYAVGVPYLALAAHLSASQAVAAGLTPYLIGDALKAALAMGALPTAWKFANKR, via the coding sequence ATGAGCACCGCCACCGCAGTCGCGCGCCCCGGCGCAGTCCTCGCCGACCTGCTCCCCGCGTCCCGCGTCCGCGACGCGGCCCTCGTCATCGGCGGCGCCGTGCTCACCGGCATCGCGGCCCAGGTGGCCGTCCCGGTGCCGCACTCCCCGGTGCCGGTGACCGGCCAGACCTTCGCCGCGCTGCTCGTCGGCACCACGCTCGGCGCCCGCCGCGGCTTCCTCTCGCTCGCGCTGTACGCGCTCGCCGGCGTGGCCGGGGTGCCGTGGTTCGCGGGCGGCGCCTCCGGTGCCGGCATGGTCTCCTTCGGCTACATCATCGGCATGCTGCTCGCCTCGGCGGCCGTCGGCGCCCTGGCCCGGCGCGGCGCCGACCGCTCCCCGTGGCGCATGGCGGGCGCGATGATCCTCGGCGAGGCGATCATCTACGCGGTCGGCGTGCCGTACCTCGCCCTGGCGGCCCACCTGTCCGCCTCCCAGGCCGTCGCCGCCGGCCTCACCCCGTACCTGATCGGCGACGCCCTCAAGGCCGCCCTGGCGATGGGCGCGCTGCCCACCGCCTGGAAGTTCGCGAACAAGCGTTAG